A region of Thiofilum sp. DNA encodes the following proteins:
- a CDS encoding PrkA family serine protein kinase, whose protein sequence is MSIFDHYQSRYESFQEEEYSLQEYLELCKKDRMAYASAAERMLAAIGEPEIVDTSRDPALSRIFSNKMIRRYPAFYEFYGMEESIEQIVSFFRHAAQGLEESKQILYLLGPVGGGKSSLAERLKALMEKEPIYCIKGSPVNESPLGLFGLEDAAILKEDYGIPERYLKTIMSPWAAKRLKEYGGDITRFKVVKRYPSRLNQIALSKTEPGDENNQDISSLVGKVDIRKLEDYPQNDPDAYSYSGGLCLSNQGLMEFVEMFKAPIKVLHPLLTATQEGNYNGTESIGAIPFNGVILAHSNESEWQAFKNNRNNEAFIDRVSIVKVPYCLRVTQEINIYQKLLQGSSLAKAPCAPDTLKMLAQFSVLSRLKVPENSSIYSKMRIYDGENLKDIDPRAKTIQEYQDAAGVDEGMSGLSTRFAFKILSKVFNFDATEVAADPVHLMYVLERQIEKEQFPTEVQDRYISYIKEYLAPRYIDFIGKEIQTAYLESYSEYGQNLFDRYVTYADFWIQDQEYRDPETGDFLDRAALNSDLEKIEKPAGISNPKDFRNEIVNFVLRARANNGGKNPAWTSYEKLRRVIEMKMFSSTEDLLPVISYGAKSSAEEQRKHDNFVDRMMKRGYTERQVRLLSEWYLRVRKSQ, encoded by the coding sequence ATGAGCATTTTTGATCATTATCAATCACGCTATGAGTCTTTTCAGGAGGAGGAGTATTCCTTACAGGAGTATTTAGAACTCTGTAAGAAAGACCGTATGGCTTATGCCAGTGCCGCGGAGCGCATGTTGGCGGCGATTGGTGAACCGGAGATTGTGGACACCTCACGTGATCCAGCATTGAGCCGTATATTCTCCAATAAAATGATTCGCCGTTATCCTGCTTTTTATGAATTTTATGGCATGGAAGAAAGCATTGAGCAAATCGTGTCTTTCTTTAGACATGCCGCTCAAGGCTTAGAAGAAAGTAAACAAATACTCTATCTATTAGGGCCTGTTGGTGGGGGTAAATCCTCATTAGCTGAGCGTCTGAAAGCTTTAATGGAAAAAGAGCCGATTTATTGCATTAAAGGTTCTCCCGTTAATGAGTCACCTTTAGGTTTATTTGGTCTTGAAGATGCAGCGATTTTAAAAGAAGATTATGGTATTCCAGAGCGCTATTTAAAAACTATTATGTCACCGTGGGCTGCTAAGCGCCTCAAAGAATACGGCGGGGATATTACTCGCTTTAAAGTAGTGAAGCGTTATCCTTCGCGCCTTAATCAAATTGCACTTTCTAAAACCGAGCCGGGTGATGAAAATAACCAAGATATTTCATCCTTAGTCGGTAAAGTCGATATTCGTAAATTAGAAGATTATCCCCAAAATGATCCTGATGCTTATAGCTATTCAGGTGGCTTATGTTTGTCTAATCAGGGCTTAATGGAGTTCGTGGAGATGTTCAAAGCTCCCATTAAAGTACTCCACCCCTTATTAACGGCTACCCAAGAAGGTAATTATAACGGTACAGAAAGTATCGGTGCGATTCCTTTTAATGGAGTTATTTTAGCTCACTCCAATGAATCCGAATGGCAAGCCTTTAAGAATAATCGCAATAATGAGGCATTCATCGATCGCGTGAGTATTGTGAAAGTGCCTTATTGCTTGCGTGTTACTCAAGAAATTAATATCTATCAAAAGCTTTTACAAGGTAGTTCTTTAGCTAAAGCACCTTGTGCACCTGATACACTAAAAATGCTAGCGCAGTTTTCCGTACTGTCACGTCTAAAAGTGCCTGAGAATTCTAGCATTTACTCTAAAATGCGTATTTATGATGGTGAAAATCTTAAAGATATTGATCCACGCGCTAAAACCATTCAAGAGTATCAAGATGCAGCGGGTGTGGATGAGGGTATGTCGGGTTTATCCACTCGTTTTGCTTTCAAGATTCTCTCTAAAGTCTTCAATTTTGATGCCACCGAAGTGGCGGCTGATCCCGTACATCTGATGTATGTATTAGAGCGTCAAATTGAAAAAGAACAATTCCCAACCGAAGTTCAAGATCGCTATATTTCCTATATCAAAGAATATCTAGCACCGCGTTATATTGATTTTATTGGCAAAGAAATTCAAACCGCTTATCTAGAGTCTTATTCCGAGTACGGTCAAAATCTATTTGATCGCTATGTCACTTATGCAGATTTTTGGATTCAAGATCAAGAGTATCGTGATCCTGAAACAGGCGATTTCTTAGATCGTGCGGCATTAAATTCTGATTTGGAAAAAATCGAGAAGCCAGCTGGTATTAGTAATCCTAAAGATTTCCGTAATGAAATTGTGAACTTTGTATTGCGGGCGCGGGCTAATAATGGTGGGAAAAATCCAGCATGGACGAGCTATGAAAAGTTACGCCGTGTCATTGAAATGAAGATGTTCTCTAGTACTGAAGATTTATTACCCGTTATTTCTTACGGTGCTAAATCCTCAGCCGAAGAGCAACGCAAACATGATAATTTTGTAGATCGTATGATGAAGCGCGGTTATACCGAACGCCAAGTACGCTTATTATCTGAGTGGTATTTGCGGGTACGTAAATCACAATAA
- a CDS encoding pyrimidine/purine nucleoside phosphorylase — translation MSQFDNVSVSKTANIYFDGKCVSYAVQLAEGSRKTVGVIFPASLTFNTGAPEIMELQQGQCRIKLAGSDEWQAYAGGESFSVPGNSSFQIEVSETLHYVCHFG, via the coding sequence ATGAGTCAATTCGATAATGTGTCAGTGTCTAAAACCGCCAATATTTATTTTGACGGTAAATGTGTGAGTTATGCCGTGCAATTAGCCGAGGGTAGCCGTAAAACAGTAGGGGTGATCTTTCCCGCTAGCCTTACCTTTAATACCGGAGCACCGGAAATTATGGAACTACAACAAGGTCAATGCCGGATTAAATTAGCAGGCAGTGATGAGTGGCAAGCTTATGCTGGGGGCGAGTCATTTAGCGTTCCGGGCAATAGTTCATTCCAAATTGAGGTGAGTGAAACGCTGCATTATGTGTGTCATTTCGGTTAA
- a CDS encoding YeaH/YhbH family protein, with protein MAYVVDRRLNSKNKSLVNRQRFLKRYHNQIRKAVSDAVSRRNMTDMEQGENITIPKRDISEPVFHHGSGGKREIVHPGNKEFIQGDKIPRPQGGAGGSGSGDASNSGEGEDDFAFQISQQEFLEYLFEDLALPNMIKRQLVGSDSFDTRRAGISEVGNPNQLNIVRSLKSAYARRIALGGKARRERRELKAELETLPESEAERRLIIEEEINRLNIRLNAIPFLDDFDLKYNLQVKIPKPSPKAVMFCVMDVSGSMTQDIKDTAKRFFFLLYLFLKKNYEKIDVVFIRHHTQAQEVDEETFFYSRETGGTVVSSALKLMADIIEERYSPDEWNIYAAQASDGDNWQEDNMRCHKILTENVLPAVQYLTYIEIGDRQPQGLWHLYEHLKNDYADRFAIQRVRNNSEIYPVFRELFQKSIDKG; from the coding sequence ATGGCTTATGTTGTTGACCGCCGACTTAATAGCAAAAATAAAAGTCTGGTAAACCGCCAGCGCTTTCTTAAACGTTATCATAACCAAATTCGTAAAGCGGTTTCCGATGCGGTCAGCCGTCGTAATATGACTGATATGGAGCAGGGCGAAAATATTACTATTCCTAAACGGGATATATCTGAACCTGTATTTCATCATGGCTCCGGTGGCAAGCGCGAAATTGTACATCCGGGCAATAAAGAATTCATTCAAGGCGATAAAATCCCGCGTCCACAAGGCGGAGCAGGTGGCTCCGGCTCAGGAGATGCGAGTAATAGCGGCGAGGGTGAGGATGATTTTGCCTTTCAAATTTCCCAGCAAGAATTTTTAGAGTATTTATTTGAAGATTTAGCGCTACCTAATATGATTAAACGTCAGTTAGTGGGAAGCGATTCTTTCGATACGCGTCGTGCGGGCATTAGTGAGGTCGGTAATCCTAATCAGCTCAATATTGTACGCTCGTTAAAAAGCGCTTATGCACGACGTATTGCCTTAGGGGGTAAAGCCAGACGTGAGCGGCGCGAATTAAAAGCCGAATTGGAAACTTTGCCAGAGTCTGAAGCAGAGCGGCGTTTAATAATAGAAGAAGAAATTAACCGTTTAAACATTCGACTAAATGCTATTCCCTTCTTAGATGATTTTGATCTTAAATATAATTTACAGGTTAAAATTCCCAAGCCCTCTCCTAAGGCAGTGATGTTTTGTGTAATGGACGTTTCAGGTTCTATGACACAAGATATTAAAGATACCGCTAAACGCTTCTTCTTTTTGCTGTATCTGTTCTTAAAAAAGAACTATGAAAAAATTGATGTGGTGTTTATTCGCCATCATACTCAAGCCCAAGAAGTGGATGAGGAAACTTTTTTCTATTCACGCGAAACAGGTGGTACAGTCGTTTCTAGCGCCTTAAAGTTAATGGCAGATATTATTGAGGAGCGCTACTCCCCTGATGAGTGGAATATCTATGCCGCACAGGCTTCTGATGGGGATAATTGGCAAGAAGATAATATGCGTTGCCATAAAATACTCACCGAAAATGTATTACCCGCAGTGCAATACTTAACTTATATTGAAATCGGTGATCGACAACCACAGGGCTTATGGCATTTATATGAGCATTTAAAAAATGATTATGCAGATCGTTTTGCTATTCAGCGGGTGCGTAATAACTCAGAAATCTACCCCGTGTTCCGTGAGCTATTTCAAAAATCGATTGATAAAGGATAA
- a CDS encoding adenosine deaminase, protein MNTFHHFLNELPKAELHMHLEGSLEPELMFQLAQRNQITLPFDSVNAIRAAYQFSNLQDFLDIYYQGANVLQTEQDFYDLTWAYLERCKAQNVLHVEPFFDPQTHTERGIAFATVINGIDRALKDAEQQLGISSRLIMCFLRHLPESAAFATLEQALPYQDKIMAVGLDSSEKGFPPELFERVFTKAREAGFLTVAHAGEEGPADYIGQALNLLKVERIDHGVRCVEDPALVEHLINIQMPLTVCPLSNIKLCVFKDMREHNVLELLERGVKVTINSDDPAYFGGYMTENFVAVADALPMTKAQAIKLAQNSFEASFLSDAEKAEWVKRLQQL, encoded by the coding sequence ATGAATACTTTTCACCACTTTCTGAATGAGCTGCCCAAAGCTGAACTGCATATGCACCTAGAGGGCAGTCTTGAACCCGAACTGATGTTTCAATTAGCCCAACGCAATCAGATCACCCTCCCCTTTGATTCTGTCAATGCGATACGGGCCGCCTATCAATTTAGTAATTTGCAGGATTTTCTGGATATTTACTATCAAGGGGCTAATGTACTGCAAACCGAACAGGATTTTTATGATTTAACATGGGCGTATTTAGAGCGTTGTAAAGCACAAAATGTGCTGCATGTTGAACCCTTTTTTGACCCACAAACCCACACCGAGCGGGGTATTGCCTTCGCCACAGTGATTAATGGCATTGATCGTGCGTTGAAGGATGCCGAACAGCAATTAGGTATTAGTAGTCGCCTGATTATGTGCTTTTTGCGTCATTTACCTGAAAGCGCTGCGTTTGCAACCTTGGAACAGGCGTTACCTTATCAAGATAAAATCATGGCGGTAGGTTTAGATAGTTCTGAAAAAGGTTTTCCTCCTGAATTATTTGAGCGCGTGTTTACTAAAGCACGCGAGGCAGGATTTTTAACGGTAGCCCATGCAGGTGAAGAGGGTCCCGCCGATTATATTGGGCAAGCATTGAATTTATTAAAAGTAGAACGTATTGATCACGGTGTGCGTTGTGTGGAAGATCCCGCTCTAGTTGAGCATTTAATTAATATCCAAATGCCACTGACCGTGTGCCCCTTGTCCAATATTAAGCTCTGTGTGTTTAAGGATATGCGCGAACATAATGTTTTAGAGCTACTAGAGCGCGGCGTGAAGGTGACGATTAACTCCGATGATCCGGCTTATTTTGGTGGCTATATGACTGAAAATTTTGTCGCTGTCGCCGATGCATTGCCTATGACCAAAGCTCAAGCCATTAAACTGGCACAAAATAGTTTTGAGGCAAGCTTTTTGTCAGACGCAGAAAAAGCGGAATGGGTAAAGCGCTTACAGCAGTTATGA
- a CDS encoding SpoVR family protein — translation MTSKLISTSSDWTFETIEAYDREIGRIARDKFKLDTYPNQIEMIRSDQMMDAYASVGMPVFYNHWSYGKHFVSVEQNYSRGRMGLAYEIVINSNPCIAYLMEENSLTMQALVIAHACYGHNSFFKGNYLFRSWTDAEAIIDYLLFAKNYITQCEERHGVQEVEQLLDSCHALMNYGVDRYKRPKPISAAEEVLRQQEREVYIQQHINDLWRTIPSRKQSGQTFKEEIKFPADPQENILYFMEKNAPMLENWQREIIRIVRKIAQYFYPQRQTQVMNEGWATFWHYTLLNEMYDQGLVSDGFMMEFLTSHTNVVAQPDFDSRYYSGINPYALGFAMMKDIRRICENPTAEDKAWFPDIAGSDWIKTLDYVMRNYRDESFILQFMSPKIMRDFHFFALQDDDRANAIEVKAIHNDEGYRALRETLSQQYNLSYREPDIQVESVNLRGDRSLTLSHYMSERRPLGNDTYELLRHIHHIWGYDVYLNSVEPDGRRARSYRLGAS, via the coding sequence ATGACGAGTAAATTAATATCCACCAGCTCTGATTGGACATTTGAAACGATTGAAGCTTATGATCGAGAAATAGGGCGCATAGCACGAGATAAGTTTAAATTAGATACTTATCCTAATCAGATTGAAATGATTCGCTCGGATCAAATGATGGATGCTTATGCCTCAGTCGGCATGCCAGTATTTTATAATCACTGGTCTTACGGTAAGCATTTTGTTTCGGTCGAGCAAAACTATTCACGCGGACGCATGGGTTTAGCTTATGAAATCGTAATTAATTCTAATCCCTGTATTGCGTATTTAATGGAAGAAAATAGTTTGACTATGCAGGCATTAGTTATTGCACATGCTTGTTATGGTCATAATTCTTTTTTTAAGGGTAATTATTTATTTCGTAGCTGGACGGATGCAGAAGCGATTATTGATTACCTATTATTTGCTAAAAATTATATTACCCAATGTGAAGAGCGTCATGGGGTGCAAGAAGTTGAGCAGTTATTGGATTCTTGCCATGCCTTGATGAATTATGGAGTAGATCGTTATAAGCGCCCCAAACCTATTTCAGCCGCAGAAGAGGTACTACGCCAACAAGAGCGTGAAGTTTATATTCAACAACATATTAATGATTTATGGCGTACTATTCCCAGTCGTAAACAAAGCGGGCAAACTTTTAAAGAAGAAATAAAGTTTCCTGCCGATCCACAAGAAAATATTTTATACTTTATGGAAAAAAACGCGCCCATGTTAGAGAATTGGCAGCGTGAGATTATCCGTATTGTACGTAAAATTGCGCAATATTTTTATCCACAGCGTCAAACTCAAGTGATGAATGAAGGTTGGGCTACCTTCTGGCATTACACTTTACTCAATGAAATGTATGATCAGGGCTTGGTGAGCGATGGCTTTATGATGGAGTTTTTAACTTCACATACTAATGTGGTCGCGCAACCTGATTTTGATAGCCGTTATTATTCGGGTATTAATCCTTATGCCTTAGGGTTTGCCATGATGAAGGATATTCGCCGTATCTGCGAAAATCCGACGGCTGAGGATAAAGCATGGTTTCCTGATATTGCAGGCTCTGATTGGATTAAAACGCTCGATTATGTCATGCGTAATTACCGCGATGAGAGCTTTATTTTACAATTTATGTCGCCTAAAATTATGCGCGATTTTCATTTCTTTGCTCTGCAAGATGATGATCGTGCGAATGCGATTGAGGTGAAGGCGATTCATAATGACGAGGGTTATCGAGCTTTGCGCGAAACCTTGTCCCAACAGTATAATTTAAGCTATCGTGAGCCGGATATTCAGGTCGAAAGCGTGAATTTGCGGGGTGATCGCTCCTTAACCTTAAGCCATTATATGAGTGAGCGGCGACCGCTGGGTAATGATACTTACGAGCTATTACGTCATATCCATCATATTTGGGGCTATGATGTTTACCTCAACTCAGTAGAGCCTGACGGGCGTCGGGCGCGTAGTTACCGTTTAGGTGCTAGCTAA
- a CDS encoding MarR family winged helix-turn-helix transcriptional regulator, translated as MTTLKLDQFLPYHLVVSADLMSHALAKVYAQHHITISEWRVLAHLALHNSLTPSALRRLTNMEKARVSRALILMASKALIERMTDPIDKRVSHITLTATGRALYHLIEPDVLQWNQAFEQAIGTETYQHLLLGLKKLEHWGQEQKG; from the coding sequence ATGACTACCTTAAAATTAGATCAATTTTTGCCTTATCATTTGGTTGTGAGTGCTGATTTAATGAGTCATGCACTCGCTAAAGTCTATGCTCAGCACCATATCACTATTTCTGAGTGGCGGGTATTGGCTCACCTAGCCTTACACAACTCTCTAACCCCTAGCGCTTTACGGCGTCTTACTAATATGGAAAAGGCTCGCGTCAGCCGCGCTTTGATTTTAATGGCTAGTAAGGCGCTGATTGAACGTATGACCGATCCTATTGATAAACGTGTCTCGCATATCACCCTCACGGCTACAGGGCGGGCGCTATACCACCTCATTGAGCCAGACGTTTTACAATGGAATCAAGCCTTTGAGCAAGCCATTGGTACAGAAACTTATCAACATTTACTGCTAGGATTAAAAAAGTTAGAGCACTGGGGGCAGGAGCAAAAAGGCTAA
- a CDS encoding RidA family protein has translation MLLKRYHTSIRYSEAVTHRGVAYLCGQVGEGDTIQAQTRHCLAQIDDLLKQVNSGRDKILQAIIWLKDMADYAAMNEIWDAWIPPGLAPARACCEARLAAEHYKIEIVITAACD, from the coding sequence ATGCTGCTTAAACGCTACCACACCAGCATCCGCTATAGTGAGGCCGTTACTCATCGTGGCGTTGCCTATTTATGCGGGCAGGTCGGTGAAGGGGATACTATTCAAGCGCAAACTCGCCACTGTTTAGCACAAATTGACGACTTATTAAAACAGGTGAATAGTGGACGCGATAAAATCCTACAGGCCATTATTTGGTTAAAAGATATGGCCGATTATGCTGCGATGAATGAAATTTGGGATGCTTGGATTCCCCCAGGGCTTGCACCGGCACGCGCTTGTTGTGAAGCACGCCTTGCAGCCGAGCACTATAAAATAGAAATTGTTATTACGGCGGCTTGTGATTAA